In Mobula birostris isolate sMobBir1 chromosome 12, sMobBir1.hap1, whole genome shotgun sequence, one genomic interval encodes:
- the lrrc41 gene encoding leucine-rich repeat-containing protein 41 produces MGSRSCGEMSCDVPTLFTLCARNISENVTRLEPAMCDLPTAVLQELLHFFNIYDLERIEEIAVNKGISTQAFWLQIWKDVIGTNPKAKIEPVNWRQKFLQTFFHGVLWGTLDTLSDRRLYNSRSSALILASRHVSKLVIRNKLQGVKELADNPSICRRLACTVHKLVFQHLRSVDQMLQHSLLTLLHSLIHHGIVKELALSHWNEPHPELLALLLKTSAGLWHAGKREHQCVDCCDEDRLKMNIKAKYPTDQGNTLDFYQQEAGKTALSDRRFGTTDDNGAKKVMSAAINIISDDLISPSSHHVTYKEITHGDVGLADESNSYNTCKTHPKKCKSCLRMYGPLRNHDAHSIVSNVKLFSEGNGRTLAGAHCSVPHGLYDPTCHSNKTCESNCGSGQQIIKGQLYPTYHRVMEETEYSEPHHSAPEESASCFHEAESRTYKEPKTYGTVTRTLEKLVCCKYANIFQKCNSVIVREDSSSEEPHSPSKSFGEFGTNARNGTSAELYVFHQSTLPSEHLSPCYTNKKLRLTDVCNFKSAEKPKTNQRLSEEFEKQGDIYDYIFMLGKNKANSAQNTSDTDEDSDSLMGQSDLGFTGEEQANETLPPSPELYVRSVSVLEITSVSLSYGSAVMLSRLLSSWVSLQKLVLEYNGLGPAIFLILKGLYVLSCCHSSCLSTLVLKDDILHLPLVKLLKIIIGIFPHLQTFHLRFLLEIQNESLENQLLIDTPEIAGSCLKDLSLSCTNVPLQVDMLLTVLKELKFLKRLNLHKASFSPPEQLGKLLHVTTFSLPMLEWITIEDVNLAVCFKEVLDLLRNAPFKGLTLENCRLFENHMERVSEIVNALKQNQFLRVLSLPANRLGNKGLLLLAKLFTEDSLSCISCLNVSANCIRGDGLFEFASFLMRAESEMPGSLKLKELNVSENLFFRDPALTQEALEVFKNKCHVITVQSLTDPLQALADHSSVM; encoded by the exons ATGGGGTCGAGAAGTTGCGGCGAAATGAGCTGCGATGTGCCCACCTTATTCACGCTCTGTGCCAGGAATATTAGTGAGAACGTGACCAGGCTGGAGCCGGCGATGTGTG ATTTGCCAACAGCAGTTTTGCAGGAGCTACTGCatttttttaacatttatgaCCTGGAGAGGATTGAAGAGATTGCAGTAAACAAAG GTATTTCTACTCAGGCTTTTTGGCTTCAGATTTGGAAGGATGTGATAGGAACAAATCCTAAAGCTAAAATA GAACCTGTTAATTGGAGGCAAAAATTCTTGCAAACATTCTTTCATGGTGTTTTGTGGGGAACATTGGATACTTTGAGTGACAGGCGATTATATAATTCTCGTTCATCGGCATTAATTCTTGCTTCCCGACATGTTAGCAAGCTGGTCATACGCAACAAGCTGCAAGGAGTGAAAGAACTTGCTGATAATCCAAGCATTTGTAGGCGTTTGGCATGTACAGTGCACAAGCTGGTGTTTCAACATCTACGTTCTGTGGATCAAATGTTGCAACATTCGCTGTTAACTTTGCTTCATAGTCTCATTCACCATGGAATTGTGAAGGAGCTGGCATTGTCACACTGGAATGAACCCCATCCTGAATTACTGGCCCTCCTACTGAAGACAAGTGCAGGACTGTGGCATGCAGGAAAGAGAGAACATCAGTGTGTTGATTGTTGTGATGAGGATAGGCTAAAGATGAACATTAAAGCAAAGTATCCAACAGATCAGGGAAATACATTGGATTTTTACCAGCAGGAAGCTGGAAAGACTGCTTTATCTGACAGGAGATTTGGTACTACTGACGACAATGGAGCAAAGAAAGTCATGTCTGCAGCTATCaatattatttctgatgatctgATTTCTCCAAGTTCACATCATGTAACCTACAAAGAAATAACACATGGAGATGTTGGGTTGGCAGATGAGTCTAACAGTTATAATACATGCAAGACTCATCCTAAAAAATGCAAATCCTGTCTCAGGATGTATGGTCCATTGAGGAATCATGATGCACACAGTATTGTTTCAAATGTAAAGCTTTTTTCAGAAGGTAATGGCAGAACATTGGCAGGAGCACACTGTTCTGTACCACATGGTCTGTATGATCCCACATGTCATTCCAACAAGACTTGTGAAAGCAATTGTGGCAGTGGGCAACAGATTATTAAAGGGCAGTTGTATCCTACATATCATAGAGTTATGGAAGAAACTGAGTATTCTGAACCACATCACAGCGCTCCTGAAGAGAGTGCAAGCTGTTTCCATGAAGCTGAAAGCAGGACATATAAAGAACCAAAGACTTACGGTACTGTCACTCGGACTTTAGAAAAGTTAGTGTGTTGTAAATATGCAAATATCTTTCAAAAATGCAACTCTGTAATTGTACGAGAAGATTCTTCTTCAGAAGAGCCACATTCTCCAAGTAAGAGCTTTGGAGAATTTGGAACAAATGCACGCAATGGAACTTCAGCTGAATTGTATGTTTTCCATCAAAGCACTCTTCCCTCAGAACATTTGTCTCCATGTTATACAAATAAAAAGCTACGACTCACAGATGTATGTAACTTTAAGTCAGCAGAAAAACCAAAGACAAATCAAAGGTTATCTGAAGAGTTTGAGAAACAAGGAGACATCTATGACTATATATTTATGTTAGGTAAAAATAAAGCTAACTCTGCACAAAACACATCAGACACTGATGAAGACAGTGACAGCCTAATGGGACAGAGTGATCTTGGTTTTACTGGGGAAGAGCAAGCCAATGAAACACTTCCTCCTTCTCCTGAGCTGTATGtgaggagtgtgtcggtgttGGAAATTACGTCGGTCTCATTGTCCTACGGTTCTGCTGTGATGCTATCCAGGTTGCTCAGTTCATGGGTTTCCCTCCAGAAACTGGTTTTGGAATATAATG GCCTGGGTCCTGCCATTTTTCTGATCCTCAAAGGACTCTATGTTCTCTCCTGTTGCCACAGCAGTTGTCTTTCCACTCTTGTATTAAAAGATGATATTCTACACCTCCCCCtggtaaaactattgaaaattatAATTGGCATCTTCCCTCATCTTCAAACATTCCATTTGAGATTCCTGTTAGAAATTCAAAATGAGTCATTAGAAAACCAGCTATTGATCGATACTCCAGAAATAGCAG GTAGTTGCCTGAAGGATTTGAGTCTGAGTTGCACAAATGTGCCTCTGCAAGTTGACATGCTGCTCACTGTTTTAAAAGAACTGAAATTCCTCAAACGTCTGAATCTGCACAAGGCATCATTCAGTCCACCTGAGCAACTTGGCAAATTGCTACATGTAACTACAT TCTCTCTCCCTATGTTAGAATGGATTACCATAGAAGATGTCAACCTTGCTGTTTGCTTTAAGGAAGTTCTAGATCTGTTGCGCAATGCTCCTTTCAAAG GGTTAACTTTGGAAAATTGCCGGCTGTTTGAAAACCACATGGAAAGAGTGTCTGAAATTGTTAATGCACTGAAGCAAAACCAATTCCTCAGAGTATTATCTTTGCCTGCAAATCGATTAG GAAACAAAGGTCTGCTGTTGCTGGCAAAACTTTTTACTGAAGATTCTTTATCCTGTATCTCCTGTCTGAATGTGAG